Proteins encoded together in one Lathyrus oleraceus cultivar Zhongwan6 chromosome 5, CAAS_Psat_ZW6_1.0, whole genome shotgun sequence window:
- the LOC127079955 gene encoding uncharacterized protein LOC127079955: protein MADYENHHHLHQQQQVVSRETAFQALNTIIQLHFEKTLEKKRSIDLQKKELHKLFQIFFIFLTLLFMAQSISSRLQCRHCWIPITLLSMAHLIFYVSVAQTLRCINGFKYQRRCHKLTLGLATEKLRDMKMRLSGGADFEAIGDEEFEIHYQEPPESYFGKFKRNWALHFGFLILIYGFMISSSVVLLCF from the coding sequence ATGGCAGACTACGAAAACCACCACCACCTTCACCAACAACAACAAGTAGTTTCAAGAGAAACAGCTTTCCAAGCACTGAACACGATCATTCAGCTCCATTTCGAGAAAACCCTCGAGAAGAAACGTTCCATTGACCTTCAAAAAAAGGAACTCCACAAGCTATTCCAAATCTTCTTCATCTTCCTCACTCTACTCTTCATGGCACAATCAATCTCGTCTCGTCTTCAATGTCGCCACTGTTGGATCCCCATCACTCTTCTCTCCATGGCCCACCTCATCTTCTATGTCTCCGTAGCACAGACTCTTAGATGCATTAACGGGTTCAAGTATCAGAGAAGGTGTCACAAGCTTACACTTGGTTTGGCGACTGAGAAGCTTAGGGATATGAAAATGAGGTTGAGTGGTGGTGCTGATTTTGAAGCTATTGGGGATGAAGAGTTTGAGATTCATTATCAGGAACCTCCTGAGAGCTATTTTGGTAAGTTTAAGAGAAATTGGGCTCTTCATTTTGGGTTCTTGATCTTGATCTATGGTTTTATGATATCTTCCTCTGTTGTTCTTCTTTGTTTTTGA
- the LOC127079954 gene encoding uncharacterized protein LOC127079954, giving the protein MQITRWRNFVSMKNHIIPSLEHFSAFHSTPCCCHKWKSTPDIKGQQPSKNQIKFVTRQKRADAKKALKNLLYNSGSSRFSFEDKETKWKSDGNSNDRSNSHPNKGQPKSGRRFGGKPQKKTKQKIRRESFCEDVDGDGHPEQIFQATFGNRCYTWSYSNMRGSSSEHSTYGFEWRENTNRTNTNKWKSASDDEYDDNDKDDDDSCFVGSSSDRTILGLPPTGPLKIEDVKIAFRLSALKWHPDKHQGPSQAMAEEKFKLCVNAYKTLCNALSPA; this is encoded by the exons ATGCAAATAACACGATGGCGAAATTTTGTGTCCATGAAGAATCACATTATTCCATCCCTTGAGCATTTCTCAGCTTTTCATTCTACTCCATGTTGTTGTCACAAATGGAAGAGCACTCCC GATATAAAAGGACAGCAACCATCTAAG AATCAAATCAAATTCGTAACTCGTCAAAAGCGCGCTGATGCAAAAAAAGCTTTAAAAAATCTCCTTTACAATAGTGGATCATCAAGATTTTCATTTGAG GACAAAGAAACGAAATGGAAATCTGATGGAAACTCCAATGATCGTTCAAATAGCCATCCCAATAAAGGTCAACCAAAGTCTGGTCGACGATTTGGTGGAAAACCACAAAAGAAAACTAAGC AAAAAATCAGAAGAGAAAGTTTTTGTGAGGACGTTGATGGCGATGGCCATCCTGAACAGATATTTCAGGCAACATTCGGTAACCGATGTTATACCTGGTCCTACAGCAATATGAGGGGATCTTCTTCTGAACATTCCACATACGGCTTTGAATGGAGGGAAAATACAAATAGGACAAACACAAACAAGTGGAAAAGTGCAAGCGATGATGAGTATGACGATAACGATAAAGATGATGATGATTCATGCTTTGTAGGATCAAGTTCAGATAGAACTATTCTTGGTTTGCCTCCAACAGGTCCATTAAAGATAGAAGACGTTAAAATTGC TTTCCGATTATCAGCTTTAAAATGGCATCCTGATAAACATCAGGGCCCTTCACAG GCAATGGCTGAAGAAAAATTCAAACTATGTGTAAATGCTTACAAAACATTATGCAATGCTCTCTCCCCAGCTTAG